The Acidobacteriota bacterium genome segment CCCGAGTTCTCGGTGGTGCCCTCTCTCAGGCCCAGAACGTGCTTGTTTCCACCGCTATCTAGCCCTGAGCCACCAGCACGGTGTAGTCTCGAAACACGATCCCGTCGATCATCACCACCCGAAACTCGATCTCTTCCAGGAACCGTCCCAGGCACTCCCGAAGCTGCTTCTGGCTCAGTGCCACGAAGCGGCGGGACACCGCGCTCTTCGACGTCGCCCGCTGCTCGACTCCTTCCGGGAGAAACTCCAGCGACCGGGCATAGTTGCGAGTGGACACGCCGGAGACGATCGCGTCCCAGGTCTGACCCTCGAGAGGATCCCGGGATGCTGCCCAGGTGTAGCTCGCCAGCGTCAAATCCTCTCCCTGCCGATTGACTAACCGCGGACGCCGGATTGGAACGCGCCGGCTTCCCAGCGTCACCTCGGCAGCCGCCGATCCCGTCTTCACTCCTTCCCGACCAGGATCTCGGGACCAGGGCGCACCGCAAACCCGAGCCCGATCCTGTTCCATCATTTCCTGCAGAACAGCCGTTCCTGCTCGCACACAAAGGGCGAAAAAGCCCTCTCGGACCGAGCCGATCTCCGCCAGCAGCGGCAACGAGAGCTGCACCGACACGTGGCGGCGCGGGACAGGGGGGTGCTTCTTCTTCGACTTCGTGCGATTCTTCATCATGGTGGTTTCCTTTCTTTTTCTTTGGTGAGAATTCCTTTGTCTGTCATGAAAGAAGGTCGAAAGGAACCGCCACTTTCGCGATCTAAGTCAGCAAGCTGTGGGACATCCCCGGCGTCGACGTCGTTTGAGGTGGCGCCAGCGGCTGGACGGGTTCCGAGGCGTCCGGAGGCTTGCTTGACCGAGAACGTCGAGGCTTTCACCCATTGCTGCCGGGCGCTCCTTCGAGAACTTCCAGCCACAGCTCCACGGTGCTGCGGGTCATGGCATCGAGGGAGTACTGCCGTTCCAGCCGCGAGCGATCGGTGAGCACCTGCTGGTGGTAGGCGTCGCGCTCGGCGAGCACCTGCCGAGTCGCCGCAACGAAGGCGCCGGTGTCGGAGGGAGGGTCGATGATCTCCCCGGTGCGCGACGGCGTGATCATCGCCTCCACGTCCCCCACATTCCCCGCCACCACCGTCAGCCGCAAGGTGGCCGAGCTGGAGCGCCGGCTGGGGGCACGCCTGCTTCAGCGCACCAGGAGAAAGCTGAGCCTGACCGACGTGGGCCAGGCCTACTACCAGCGAGCGGTCCGCGCCGTCGCCGAGGTGGAGGAGGCCGTGGCGGTCACGCGGATGCAGCAGACCCCTCGGGGCCTGCTGCGGGTCACCATGCCCGTGAGCTTCGGCCATGTCGGCGCCCTGGTCGCCTCGTTTCTCGAGCGGCACCCGGAGGTGCGGGTCGACCTGGTCTGTACCGACCGGGTGGTGGACCTGGTGGAGGAGGGCTTCGACGTGGCCGTGCGGGCCGGGCGCCTGAGCGACTCCACCCTCGTCGCCCGCCGCCTGGGCGTCTTGCAGAACATCGCCGCGACCAGCCCCGCCTTCCTCGACCGCTGCTGCGCGCCTCGGACTCCCGAGCAACTCGAGCACTTCGGCTGCGCGGTCTTCGGCGCCGGCGCCGACCGCGCGCGCTGGACGTCGAGCGACGAGAGGAGGACGGTCTCGGTTGCCGTGCGAGCGCGCCTGGTGGTCATAGACATGGATTTTCTCCATGCTGCCGCCCTGGCCGGTCGCGCCATTACCCTGCTGCCCGCCGCTCGCTGTGCCGCCGACCTGAAGCATGATCGACTCCGCCGGGTCCTGCCCGCGTGGTGCTCGCCCGAGGTGCCGGTCCACGCTGTCTATCCCAGCCGCCGCCACCTTTCTCCCAAGGTCGAGGCCTTCCTTGACCATCTGAGTGGACAAATCAATAACTCTGGTCGAAGCGTGATCTGTCCGAGCACACACGACGAATGAACGGGCAGATCACGAGGATGGCATCGGGGAATCTTTCCAGATGGCCAGATGGGTTGACAGGCGACGGGGGGGGGGTACGATCTGAAAAGAAGCCAGGTAGTAGGCGCGCCGAAGGGGGGGGGGTACTGGTTGTTAGGTTATATTTGTTGAAATCCTGAAAGAGAGGTGCAGATGAAGATGCGAAGAGTTGGTCTTGCGATGATGCTCGTGGCTGTCGTTCTTCTTCCTGCACTGGCTGATTCTGTCACAGTGACTGTCTACACGGCCCCGAGTGGAACGAACTACGCTCTGACGCCCGGGGAAGGTGGGAGCTGTGTCCCTGTCACCGGCGGCATGGAGTGCAGCAGTTCCACGGGTAGCTCTTCGGCCAGTGCCACCGGGTGTGGCGCGGTCGATGGCACGGCTTTCTGCCTGATCGTTCCCCTGGACTGGACGTGGTCTGGTGGCACCACCGTGAACTCCACCAGTACACTTGAGTGCGAGGACAAGAACTATGAACTGAGCACGGGCACGACGACGGGATCCTGCACTCCAAACAACGGCGAGGCGATGACCTGTACGGACAACGGCTCGAACACTGCCTCGGCCACTTGCGAGAGTGGTTGTGGCACGACGACCGGATCCGGATCGTGCAAGGTCAAGAAGTAGTCATCGGGAGGGGGGCGGACAACGCGGTCTACCCCCCGCCGCCACCTATCTCCCAGCCTGCCTGAACCTGTCGGTATTTTCAAACACATTCCAGGTCTACGCTTCGAAGAGGCATTCGCCAATCGGATCGAGACCCCATGGGCTGGCGTCCCGGTGACGATTATCGCTCGCGAAGACCTGATGGCCGCCAAGCGGGCTGCGGGTCGCAAGCAGGATCTGCTCGACGTAGAGGAGCTACGCAGGAGCGGAATGGATTAGCCCGCTTCGCTTTCGGGTGCTCCCTCCAGCACCTGCTGCCACAGCTCCACGGTGCTGCGGGTCATGGCATCGAGGGAGTACTGTCGTTCCAGCCGCGAGCGATCGGTGAGCACCTGCCGGTGGTAGGCGTCGCGCTCGGCGAGCACCTGCCGAGTCGCCGCAACGAAGGCGCCGGTGTCGGAGGGAGGGTCGATGATCTCCCCGGTGCGCGACGGCGTGATCATCGCCTCCACGTCCCCCACATTCCCCGCGACCACCGGCACGCCGGACCCCAGGGCCTCGATCACCACGTTGGGGCAGCCCTCCGAGTCGGAGGTGAGCAGCAGCAGGTCCAGGTCGGCAAGCAAGGCGGGCACGTCGTCCCGCGGGCCGAGCAGGTGCAGGCGCTCTGCGGGCAGGTCCGGGGCGAGCTGGGTGCGGGCCTCCTCGCCCAGACCGTGGCCGATCAGCACGCCTGCCACCGGAGTGCCGCCGGCCAGCAGGCGCCGCAGGATCTCCATGAAGCGGGGAATGTTCTTCACCGGGCGGTTCTTGCCCACCAGCCCCACCAGCCGCAGCTCGGGGTCCACACCCAATTCCGCTCGCAGCCTCCCCGGGGCCCCGGCCCGCAGGCGGGAGAAGTCCACCCCGTTGGGCACGACTCGCAGGCGATTGGGAGGCGCGCCGAAGCGCTCGACCAGAAAAGCCGCGCCCCGGCGCGAGTTGACCAGGGTCACGGGGCAGCTCCGCAGCATGCGGCGGTAGGTCCAGCTCTTCAGGCGTCCGGGGCGGACCACCGTGCCCCGCACCGTGGGCAGCATGCGCCGGCCCGCGATGGCGCGGCGGGCCAGCCAGGAGTAGCCCGAGGCCAGCAGGTGGACGGCGTGGACCAACTCGATGCGCCCGGCCCGCAGCTCGGCGCCCAGCCGGCGCAGGCGACCGAGGTCGAAGCTCGAGCGGCGGGGGATCACCACCAGGGGGTAGCCCAATGCTTCGATCAGCGGGCCGTAGGGTTCGAGCTGCTCGGAAAGACAGATCACCAGCCGCGGAGCCCACTCGCTGCCCGCCAGCCGCCGCAGCAGCTCGTAGGTCTGGCGCTCGGCGCCGCCGTAGCCGAGCTGGGTCAGGACGACGGCGATGCGCGGCGCTCTCAAGGGCGGCCCGCCCGCGCCAGCAGGGAGAAGACCAGCTTCTCCTGGGGGCCCGCGTAGACGCCGATCCGGGGCAGGCGCAGCAGATCGGTTTCGGGCCCCAGCGGTCCCGGGGTGGAGGTCACCGAGGTGCGAAAGCCCGCCGCGGCCACCGCGGCCCGGGCCTGTTCGCCGAAACGCCCGCCGCCGCTGGGGTTGGGATAGGCAAAGTCCGGTACCGCGCGGCCGAGAATCTTTTCGAGATCCGTCTTCGAACCGGCCACCTCCTCGGCATGCTGCTCCGGGGGCAGGTGGTCGAGATGGGGATGGCTGCGGGTGTGAGCGCCGATGGTCATCCCGGCCTCCTGCATGCGCCGCAGCAT includes the following:
- a CDS encoding transposase: MKNRTKSKKKHPPVPRRHVSVQLSLPLLAEIGSVREGFFALCVRAGTAVLQEMMEQDRARVCGAPWSRDPGREGVKTGSAAAEVTLGSRRVPIRRPRLVNRQGEDLTLASYTWAASRDPLEGQTWDAIVSGVSTRNYARSLEFLPEGVEQRATSKSAVSRRFVALSQKQLRECLGRFLEEIEFRVVMIDGIVFRDYTVLVAQG
- a CDS encoding LysR family transcriptional regulator, with product MISPVRDGVIIASTSPTFPATTVSRKVAELERRLGARLLQRTRRKLSLTDVGQAYYQRAVRAVAEVEEAVAVTRMQQTPRGLLRVTMPVSFGHVGALVASFLERHPEVRVDLVCTDRVVDLVEEGFDVAVRAGRLSDSTLVARRLGVLQNIAATSPAFLDRCCAPRTPEQLEHFGCAVFGAGADRARWTSSDERRTVSVAVRARLVVIDMDFLHAAALAGRAITLLPAARCAADLKHDRLRRVLPAWCSPEVPVHAVYPSRRHLSPKVEAFLDHLSGQINNSGRSVICPSTHDE
- a CDS encoding glycosyltransferase gives rise to the protein MRAPRIAVVLTQLGYGGAERQTYELLRRLAGSEWAPRLVICLSEQLEPYGPLIEALGYPLVVIPRRSSFDLGRLRRLGAELRAGRIELVHAVHLLASGYSWLARRAIAGRRMLPTVRGTVVRPGRLKSWTYRRMLRSCPVTLVNSRRGAAFLVERFGAPPNRLRVVPNGVDFSRLRAGAPGRLRAELGVDPELRLVGLVGKNRPVKNIPRFMEILRRLLAGGTPVAGVLIGHGLGEEARTQLAPDLPAERLHLLGPRDDVPALLADLDLLLLTSDSEGCPNVVIEALGSGVPVVAGNVGDVEAMITPSRTGEIIDPPSDTGAFVAATRQVLAERDAYHRQVLTDRSRLERQYSLDAMTRSTVELWQQVLEGAPESEAG